A genomic segment from Acidobacteriota bacterium encodes:
- the sdhC gene encoding succinate dehydrogenase, cytochrome b556 subunit — MITREGRTGIGMWPWLIQRITGAFLLLFLGVHFFITHFSAKVVNSKIDFQTVADRFRETTFWHNWDWLLLAFALFHGVNGIRAIILDFGVKPLTARVLFWLMMVICVVVFVYGFTALTAFRVA, encoded by the coding sequence ATGATTACAAGAGAGGGTCGAACGGGAATAGGGATGTGGCCCTGGCTTATCCAGCGGATCACAGGAGCGTTTCTCCTACTCTTTCTCGGAGTTCACTTCTTCATCACCCATTTCTCTGCAAAAGTCGTGAATAGCAAGATAGATTTTCAGACCGTGGCCGACCGATTTCGTGAGACGACATTCTGGCACAACTGGGACTGGCTGCTTCTGGCCTTTGCCCTGTTTCATGGAGTCAATGGCATCCGGGCCATCATCCTCGACTTCGGCGTGAAGCCTTTGACGGCCAGAGTCCTCTTCTGGTTGATGATGGTCATCTGCGTCGTCGTTTTCGTCTACGGCTTTACGGCTCTCACCGCATTTCGAGTGGCATAA